In Phaseolus vulgaris cultivar G19833 chromosome 7, P. vulgaris v2.0, whole genome shotgun sequence, the genomic stretch ACTTAGAGGTTCAACCTCACAGGTTTGAATGTTAGAGATTGGTCTTCTTAAGAGGCCAAGGTGCTGATAAGTGTCACAAATCTCTCTGATTGTGTGAATTTATGGAAATTAGCATCAGATATTTAGGACTTTTGTTCCTCTTTTAACTTTGAGGGCAGGGTGAAACTTATTTTTTGGGCCCAAGGGGGGTTATTGTTATTGAGTCTCCAGTTATTAGGGTCCATGTTAGGAATAAAAAGACGATAAATAGAAAGTTGGGATGCTGATCTATTACTAGCAGTGCTGACTGTCTTTCAGATGGTTAATAGTTGACAGATTCTCTGGTGAATACAGCCTAGCATGGATGCCAGGCCACCATAGACTATAGCTTGTCAGAGACAATGCCTTCATTAGTCATATTTGGACAAATCAGTTAGACTACCAGGCACCTCAAGCTTACACTATCAGTTGGATGGCGAAACTGAGGTAGTCAATGTCGGAATTGTGTTTGCTTAAGAGATGTCATGGAGGTGTTAAATATCTTTGCAAAAATACTCTTAGCCTTCTTCTGAAAAGAGTGACCTGATTTGAAtgatataagagttctcaataTATTGGGTTACTTAGATTGCCACAACAAGGTACAAGGATGAAAATCCATCTTTTTCTAGTGTTCAACTTTGTTTAATGGTATTTTACTACCATATTCTTCCGAGTGTTCATGAAAACCTTGGCCAAGAAACCACAATTCAACTGATGCAGACCAAGACAAATAATTCTTGCCTTTAAGTTTCTATGAAGCAATTGTGGGTGACCCAGAAAATGAGTGGACGGGTCAGGTCAAATGCCATTGCAGATTAGAAACAGAGAGCATAGGtgtaaaaacaaacaaattttcaaGGTCTTCAAATGGGGCCTGAAGTCTAATCAGTGGGAAAGGAGGAAAAGGCACTGCTCCCCCTTTGCATTTGTCACAAACCAAACACACTGTTTGTGTTGTGTATTCTTTCTTTCCAGCACATCGAGAGAGTTAAATCTATAATTCCTTCTTCTTTGGTTGATACTGTTCTCATTATTAGTCATTGAAAAAAGAGTGTTGTGATGATATGATATACAGATGCGTGCCATCATGAAATACAGATGTATGGTTGGTTTCCATTTCTTGATCATATATTCATACGTCTcatattacatttttaaaaaaatcttaatttgtTGATGACAGACTTTCCTTGGGAAGGCACTGCTATTGCATCAAATTTCAATAGAAAATGTGAGGCCCTTGCAGTGTCTGGCTTGGTTGATTACGGAGATGAGATTGATGTCATTGCCCCAGCAGACGTTTTGAAGCAGATATTTAAAATGCCATATTCCAAGGCTCGACTATCAATTGCCGTTCGTCGCATTGGTCATACTCTTGTTTTAAACACAGGGTGAGTATTTGATCTACTCATGACTTCATTTTGTTTACATGTCTAACTTCCACTTAATTGTGGCCTCTTATAATTGCTGTTGACTGTCTTTTGATTCATGATGCTTTATTCACTTTAGAAAATTGAGCTTCCCTATCCATTGTCTTTTGTAGCAATAAGAAATTGAATTCTTTGTTTTGAtccaaagaaaatattattagttgACGAAAATATTAACAAGGAAGGAAATTGATTTTATTGCATCTACCATGTATAAATTGTGCATTCTAGTTCATGATCTATGACTATGATACATAAAAGATTATTTTCATAGAATTTATTCAGACGTTTTATAGGGATTCAACCTTATTTGGGAAAAAAGAAATCTTAGTTAAGAATGTTTGGTTATTAGCTTCTGCTGGATTAAATCATCATTTCTGATTCTGAAACTTGCTATTTGACTTActcttttttctgtttttggcTGCCTTCTATTTATCATGGAGAAAAACAGGAGGTCATGTGAATGAATCTGTGTTGGCTACAAGGAGGAGGCTTTTATTTAAATACAATGTATAATTGTTACACAATTATGCAGTTCATAAAATCCCTAAGTAACAATATTTCCCTATTTACACAATATATTCCGTAACTACAATATTCCAAACAATCAAGCATTTGATTTATAAGTGACAAAGTATTTATGAAGTGCAGGCCAGATGTTGAAGAGGGAGAAAAACTTATAAGGAGGCATAACAATCAAGCAAAATGTGCAGATCAATCTTTATTCTTGAATTTTGCTATGCATTCAGTCAGAATGGAGGCGTGTGATTGTCCACCAACACATCATGTTCCATCAGAAGATCAATCAAATTCTTCTGTACTTCCTGGAGGAAAACCACCCCATATTGTGGTACAAAATGGTGATGTTCAAGCTGAAGGATACAATTGCCATTCTGAGTACTCACAGGTTGAGCAGGAAAACTTCTATTGGGGGAGCAAGAAGAACAGGAGAAATAAGAACCGTAGTCCAGTAAAGGTGTCACAAGTTGGTGAAAAACCCAGATCATCAGTGCAGGAATCTGAAAAACAAAGGAAAGTTGGTAATGATAGCTTTCTTAGGATTTTATTCTGGCAGTTTCATAACTTCCGCATGCTCTTGGGAAGTGATCTACTTTTATTCAGTAATGAAAAGTATGTTGCTGTGAGCTTGCATTTATGGGATGTCACACGACAGGTGAGGAGCATTCTTCTAAAAAATGTGTTGCGTCAAACTTTGTAGTAGcagattattaatatttaagtttTCCCAATTTTGGTAGGTCACGCCTTTGACTTGGCTTGAAGCATGGTTAGACAATGTCATGGCAAGTGTACCTGAGTTGGCTATTTGTTATCATCGCAATGGTGTTGTTCAGGGGTATGAGCTTTTGAAAACAGATgacatttttcttttgaaaggtATATCAGAGGATGGGACACCCGCATTTCATCCTCATGTTGTACAGCAAAATGGTTTGTCTGTTTTGAGATTCCTTCGGGATAATTGCAAACAGGATCCTGGAGCGTATTGggtactattattttttttctttacatttatatatttgttgcTTTTAGCTTTACTGTGTTAATatcttttaacaaatttattacCCTTAGTAGTACTAGGGAATCTGACTTAGAGTTTTGCAGCTTTATAAAGGTGCTGGTGAAGATGATATACAACTTTTTGATCTTTCCGTTATCCCCAAAAACCGTTCATCAGATGACAGTGATGATGCTTCAAGGTCCTTGCCATCATCAATCAGTAGGGGTAGAAGTGATGCAGTATATTCATTGGGAACTCTCCTCTATCGAATTGCTCACAGGCTTTCCCTATCAATGGTGTGAAAGAATGAAATGTATTTCTTGGCTAATGCTGCTTTTAGTGGTTTCTACTAATTTTTTACTAACCACTGTCTGTTTTGCTGTAGGCTGCTACAAATAGGGCTAGGTGTGTGAGGTTCTTTAGAAAGTGTTTGGAATTCCTTGATGATTCAGACCATTTGGTATGTCTTTGGAAACAAAATTGATGTATTTCCCAACCCCATTTACCTAGGATTTCTACTTATCTTTTGTTGAGTTGATTGCATTTCTGATACATGTTATGCTGAACAGGCCGTATGTGCAATAGCTCATGAACAATTTGCAAGGCTGATTTTAAATTATGATGATGAGTTGAATTTAACTTCTGAATCTCTGGCTCTAGAATGTGAACTAACTGTTACTGAAGCCAAAGAGTCATCTTGGGATGTTGAAAACAGTAATTCTGAACGAGGAGGTGCCCATGAGGTATTTTATCTGCTTCCTGGTGCCAAATCAGGTGAACATGGAAATATGATTGAGCATTTAGAATCAGAATGTTCTGTGAAGATGGTTTCTGAAGGACACAAACCCACGTCTGGGGAACTGATAGCAGTCAGTAACACGGAATCAACCAACCAGGAAGGGGGGGATGTACCAATCTCCTATTCTGTTGTTAGCTCTTCAGTTTGTGAAGTGTGTCCAGTTTCAACACCTGTGGTTCAGACAGTTGCCGATCCAATCTCATCCAAGTTAGCTGCTGTACATCATGTGTCACAGGCCATTAAGTCTCTGAGATGGATGCGACAGCTTCTGAGCACAGAACCAGAGGTGATGGATCAATTCACTGAAAACCATGATAGACCATCATCATCTTTTAATGTTTCTGTTTGTGCCTGTGGAGATGCTGACTGTATTGAAGTTTGTGACATTCGAGAATGGCTTCCAACGTCCAAGTTGGATCATAAGTTGTGGAAGCTTGTTCTTTTGCTTGGAGAATCATATTTGGCACTTGCAGAAGCTTATAAGGAGGATGGCCAACTGCATCAAGCATTAAAGGTAATTCAGCTATCATGTTCTGTTTATGGATCAATGCCTCCACATCTTGAAGACACAAAATTTATTTCTTCAATGGTTAGTGGCTCATCCTTACAGAGAAAACTCATTGATCTGAATGAAAACACATGGGGGGATGATGTAAAAGATGAGACTGTTAATGGCTATATTGAAAGGAAGTCTTCTGCCTACCTTTTCTGGGCAAAGGCATGGGCACTAGTAGGAGATGTTTATATTGAATTCCATAGGATAAAGGGTAAAGAAATCTCAATACAAGATCCGAAAAAACCTGCAACCAGAGAATTGAGAATGTCATCTGAGGTTGTGAAGGAAGTTAAAAGGCTGAAAAAGAAGTTGGTTCAAATGAACCAGAACTGCAGTTCATGTTCCTTGGTAAACTGCAGCTGCCAGAGTGACAGAGCTAGCAGTGGAAACAGTGCAAGCAGTAGTAGTGCAGATGTGGGCTTCATGACTCATAGTAGAAAGCATAGTAAACGATTGTCTACTAAAAATGCCAATTACTTGCCTCCGAAAGACCTAGAAGACGAGTTCATTCATGGCAAGGAGAATGGAAATGATTTTGTTGGCCAAATTGAGCATATTAATTATGGTGGAGATTTGAATCAGACAGATCCTCTTGAGAGTAGAATGGAAATTGAATCTTTAGCTGCTGTAAACCCTATAACCCATGAGGGATCCTCAGGGGTGGAAGCCTCATGTTCTAGAGTTGTATCTCAATCGGAAAATAATTCAAATGAAACACAGAAACTAAAAAACGGTGGGATATTTGAGTACGTAGTTGAACCTCGAGTGGGAAATGCAGAGTCCAATCTTTTAGCTGCTTTAAAGTGCTATGAAGAAGCTAGACAAGCATTACTTAAACTTCCAAATAGTTTGTCTGAGTTACAATCCGTAGTTAAAAAGAAAGGGTGGGTTTGCAATGAATTGGGCCGAATCAGACTTGAGAATAAAGATTCATTTAAGGCTGAACTAGCATTTACAGATGCTATAGATGCATTCAGAGAAGTTTCAGATCACAccaacataatattaataaactgTAATTTAGGCCATGGCAGACGGGCTTTGGCTGAGGAGATGGTATCTAAAATAGAGAATCTAAAGCTACATAATATTTTCCATAGTGCATACAATCATGCATTGGAAACTGCAAAACTGAAATATTTAGAGTCCCTTAGATTTTATGGGGCAGCAAGGTTAGAACTGAATGCCATGAATGATCATGATGATTCTGTGACAAGCAACTTGAGGAATGAGGCACATACACAGTTTGCTCATACTTATCTCCGGCTTGGAATGCTTTTGGCAAGAGAAAATACTACAGCAGTTTATGAAAATGGATCGTTGGAAGATACATATGTAAGTCACACGAAGCCCCAAGACAGAAAAGCCAGAAAAGATTTGAGAAAGCATGAGATTTCAGCCAATGAGGCCATTAGGGAAGCATTATCCGTGTATGAGTCACTAGGTGAATTGCGCAAACAGGAGGCTGCATATGCTTACTTCCAATTGGCTTGCTATCAGAGAGACTGTTGTTTGAAATTTATGAATTCTGGAAATAAGAAAAGCATTTTGCCTAAAGGAGAAAATAGTGCTGTGCAGCGAGTAAAACAGTATGCATCTCTGGCAGAGAGGAACTGGCAAAAGGCGCTGGATTTCTATGGCCCTACAACTCATCCTAATATGTATTTGACTATTGTTATGGAGAGATCAGCTCTTTCATTAAGCCTTTCAAGCTATTTACACTCCAATGTGGTATTTTCCTGTACTTCTTTTacacattaattttattttgattatgacTATATTTTACTGACATACTCATTGAGATGATTTAATTGCATCATTAATCTTTTCTGTTGCACTATGCTATCTAATGTCGTGTGTGTATTATTAACAAAGACTCCTTGAAAATTTACATACTTGGGCAGAATCCATTGATTTGTTTGTTAACCTATAAAATTAACTTAGGCACTTCTTAGCtacaaaaatgttttaaaattcaCGAAATTAGGTTCTGTTTTTCCAACTTAGATTTACTTCCTATGAAACTTGGTAAAAATGTCTCCATGGTGCTGGGTAAAGTTGCTGTCTTAGATATGTTTTATTGTGAACTCGACCATCTTTTGGAATAAGGAGGGTCATAGAATACATAAAAGATGAAAATTCTCTGTATTCCTGACTTGCATTTTTCTGAATCAATTAATTCCCGTAAATATCTTGTGATATTCCATAAAACTGTGTACATTATTAATGAAGACCTTACTCTAGACTTTATTGAATTGAAATTTGGTTTTTGATATACccatcaaaattttattaacgAACCAGTGTATATTTCTGTCATTTGTTGATTCTTCCATAATTTTGTTGCAGGTGCTGGAATCAGCTTTGGCACATATGCTTGAAGGACGCCATGTTTCAGATACTAATGGGGACACTTTCAGTACCAGTTATCCTGAATTACATGCAAAATATTGGAGTCAGTTACAGATGCTTTTGAAGAGAATGTTGGCCACGATACTTTCATCGACTGCAAACAAAACTCCTTGTCAACCATCTTCGACATCTAGCAGATTTGGAGATGGTGGAAAGATCAAAGAACTCTACAAGATGTCCCTTAAGGCTAATGATATGATCCAATTGCATAACATGCACACCTTTTGGATATCGTGATGGTAAATTAATCCAACTGCACACCGTGTACAGTGTATATAGCTTGTGAAAATCATGACAGTAACTTCGTTGTGACATTTCTTGTCTTGTTAACATCGGATCAAtgtaaaattataagaaaaagttTATGGTCCCTAAAAGTATCATTAATTTTAGTTTCCTATAGaaagaattaattattatttaaaattgaattaaaaaaaaaattatacattgtAATGAAGATCGAACATtggaatgaaattttaaaaattttttatgtaaataattttgtGGATTTTGAAAGCGTAATTTCTTTTACAGACTTGAATATTTATAAGATGATTTGAAGGCTTTTGCTTACATATAATTTTGCAACTTGCAATGTATCAAATTccaaagatatttttttagcatttaaatttttttgtataGTGCAGGTCCAGATTATTTAATGCAGTAAGCAAAAGACTCATTTGAAATGTTTTATAGGATTTAAAAGTGGGGTTGTAAGTGATGAACCGCTAAATTATTTCTATTGATTGTTTAACATGGGTCATATACTTGGGGTGTATTGAGTTAGAGTTTACATCACacttatcataattatttatttaaatataaatatattcttaAAAGCTTTAAGAATAAAAGAATTGATTATATCATAACTCATTATAAATTGTATGATTTGTacaattgattatttttagtACTAATTGATCATTTCTCAATTTGATTCAATACATATACGTGCAGCtaataaattattcttaattAATCGATTAAGTTGTTCTTGTTTTTTAGAATTAATTATAAACAGAATAATCAAATTAATgaagaaataatatattatttctaaattatgGTTCACATTTATtcgattatatattataataattggTTATGTTGTTTCAATTGtgtttttaaatataatgaagaataaaataatcaattttcaataaatttaattgattaagTTTTCTCAAATATTTTTCTACGAATTGTTTTGaatgcttttttttattttcaattacaaTTACTATCAAACATTTCCCCACATTAAGAAAGTTCCAAGatcctaaaaataatttttttatatttttgtgtgaAAGTTTTCATATAGAAGAAGGCACTTTACTTTTGGataatttgttgtatttttttttaattttgtgaatATTTTTCCTACTTCGTTGAGATTATATTATTAAGGTCATTTATCGTATTTgagttattatttaaaatttcgttacgatttttttttaaaagtgtttcGATGAATTCAAAGAGGAAGATGTATTTAAAGAACCATTGATATAGGATTATTGGATGTACCGATACAAGTTTCCAGTTGAAGATTAAGAGAGCAGATATTCATTTTTTGAATCAATTCTCCATTTATCTTTGGAATCTTATTGATCCTCACAGTTAGTGTCAATGTTTCGACCTTAAGTTAAATAACACCGCTAATGTCACGAGGTCGGAACATTGACCTGTGAGAATCAAAAACTTGTTTCCTTAATCCTCAACTTAGTGAATTTGTTTcagtacattaaatagtttagCATcacttaataattaataatttatatacattttcTTAATCaacaaatattgtttttaagaacaaaataaacaaaatcgTGATGAATTTACAAGTTTCAAAGTATATCGTATTTTAGATGCAACTTACTTACTTGATGCGGaacacaaattaaataaatatagttaaaaaaaattatagaaacaaaatatttattatgatttaaGTATGAAATGAGCCAAAATATTTATTAGGATAAGAATATACTAAACCAGGTTTCATTAAAGATTGGAACAGTCTAGTTTAGAACACTTTAGACACACGGAAGGATCTTTATCCCATATATTTCTATGATAGTGATtaacattaaattttaaaagaatataaaagtaCAAATGAGATGataattatgaaaattttaatatttatataatatatataattcttttaCCGACTATGTTATTTCGAgagaattaattttaaaataattaatattcaaaattataatatttgataaataatCTCGGGCTTTCATTTCAAACCAGGAACTTCAAATTTACTACTtacaaattttagttttatgaaaaaaatttcaatttcaatttatacTTTAATTTCATTAAGGTAGTTTGTGGTAATTATTTACAAGAATAATTCTTTatataccattttttttaaaacaaataggATAAACACTAACACGAGCATTGATACGACACAGACACAcagatatatataatatttaaaatgtaggGTACGatgacacaaatctatatattatataattatgaattaaataaattgacaataaaaatttatatatataaatatgttacAGATTTTTTTTGGAGCAGAGagatatttttcataattagttcaaaatgatttatttcttatttttataatcataataaaaatgtatacaATACGTTTGAGTTttaataagtttgagtttttataaaattaatgtattttttccttttaaaattatgttagaaccatactaaaattgtcagaaatctaataaatattttttgaattagacaccTCACCGGATACGTATCTTATGaatgtcatacgagtgtcggtgtccgattCGTGTATCCGACATCGACATTAGAGATTTATAGCGTGTTAAAAATGAGACAATTTCGtttttatgtattaattttttaaataatctcgttaataattttgtatttataacttttttcttAAGTTGAATCTTATATAATCCCGTCTCACACAGAATCTGCGCAGGAAAAAGAACGTTGAAAAATCACGTTGGCCACGCGGCAGAATCTTGCGGTGACACCAACACAACGTGTTATCGCTTCATACTTAAGCGATAAGCAACTTTGAAAATTCTTGTTCGTGTGCTTCCTTCGTTCTATTCTCTCTTATAAAACGCGATTTCAAAACCACAAAATGGGCACTCCCTTTGTCCTCAGAATCTCAGAACTCGCAATCCTCGTTTTCTTCGCTTCAGTTTGCATAGCCATGTCGGATTCCGCCGCCACACcgctcgatcagcacgccacCGGTGCTTCCACTGCACCGGCGGTTCACATCGTCTACACCGAGAGGCCACAGGACGAGGAGCCTGAGGCCTATCACATCCGAACCCTCTCCGCTGTTCTTGGCAGGTGCGCTATTCTCATCCAAAATCGTGCTATTCGATATATGCTTCTGTGAAGAAATAACAAATTGCACTGATCACGTCTTAATTCTAGAATAAACCATCGATTTTCTCTCTCTTAGGTTTTTAAGCGGTTGGGATTATATAGTTTGGTCTCTAGAGTATAGAATTATATcgatttaattttgaattgggACTAATTTGAAGGAATTTTGATACCTAATGTGACATGATTTCTGATGCTTAAGACTACTTTTATGGTTTTGTTACTTTGAATACTGCACTTAGAATTTGGGTTTAGAGTTTAGGATCTAACTCAACAATATGAAATCAGTTTGTTTGTAAGGTGAGAGTTGTCTTTTACTTCTGTAATTTAATTTGGTTATGTTATTGGTCGTATGGAATCTTCAATTCATCTTTCATGCTAAGGATTCAATAGTTTGAATGTGAAGGTTGTAAGGCTGTTGAATGTGAAGGTTGTAAGACTGTTGAATGTGAAGGTTGTAAGACTGTTGAATGTGAAGGTTTAGGTGGCTCGATAAGCCCACAACAATTGATATGATAGGCTTACATGcgatatttacatttttaagaATTCTCATTTGTACTGCTAAAATTTTCATCAGAGTAACTTGATGATTCAGGTGTGTGTTTTTTGTTAAAGTAATGGTGTGATTGGTTAACTATTGCAGTGAGGAGGCTGCCAAGGAGGCTTTGTTGTATAGTTACAAAGCTGCAGCTAGTGGGTTTTCTGCTAAGCTTACTCCGGAGCAGGTTGAGCAGATTTCACGTAAGTTCGGTTGTtttcaatctgttttttttattaatcattcTCTCTTTTAAAATGCTTGATGTTATATGTTTCATTTACGCTACTTTAAGTTTTACCCTTCTTTTATGTTTGTGCATTTAAATGTTTTCGATGTTATGTAGTTTCCAATGTGATTGTTTTTATCagattttatttaatgtttgaaGATAGATTAttcacataataataatatcgtAATAATCCTGTTGGTTTGGGTTGAGTTAGTTGGTACTTGGAGTAGTTTTATTAGTATGGCTTAATTTGTGGAATTGCTCAGACAACTATCACTTAGTTTTTGCTTAGTTTTTATGCAGAATCTGTTTTTTAGCTAAATTTCTCGATGCTCCAtttctattataaaattttcaaaactgaTTCAAATTacaatctttttattttttttcctagaCAAGCAAACTAGTAATCGATTCGAGAGCAGTTTCTGGTACCTTTATATTCATATAATACGTGTTACCCCTCCTAACCCGGTTGGCATTATCCTTGGATCTTTTGGTTGTGATGTTCTTTTATGCTCTGACATCTAGTGCAAAGGGTTTCAAACATTCAACTGATAGAACTTCTTGAACCATATTGTTAATCATAATCAAGTTCCTGAGGTTTTTATGACGCTCGTGTGTGCCATGCATGTCTATTTCCACAAAATGCTCTTTCCCATGCTTTTAAAGTTGCACCATTGCAATCATAGCAACCAGATGATTATGAGGGGTCCTAAAAATTACTGAGAATTTCAACCTTTCCAAATTCTGGCTTTATTGGAAATCATGGTTCTCCCCATGTACAGGCTGATGATGGAAGAAATTCAAATGCTAATTTTTTACATTCTGATTTAAtctttccattttttttgtCCTATTTGCATTCTTCTAATAGTATTATAAATCTAAATCCTCGTCCTTTTGGCTCTAT encodes the following:
- the LOC137830509 gene encoding subtilisin-like protease SBT3.11 — protein: MGTPFVLRISELAILVFFASVCIAMSDSAATPLDQHATGASTAPAVHIVYTERPQDEEPEAYHIRTLSAVLGSEEAAKEALLYSYKAAASGFSAKLTPEQVEQISQQPGVLQVVPSRTYQLHGANNLH